From one Longimicrobium sp. genomic stretch:
- a CDS encoding SDR family NAD(P)-dependent oxidoreductase yields MSSVAVVGLACRYPDARTPAELWENVLAERRAFRPIPPERLSLADYGGGRAEVDRTYATEAAVLEGWEFDRVRFRVSGESFRAADPAHWLALEVAAEALADAGFADGAGLPRRTTAVLVGNSLTGEFSRAGTLRLRWPYVRRVLAASLRAEGIGGDVLARLLASAEAAFKAPFPAPGGETLAGGLSNTIAGRICNHFDLKGGGWTVDGACASSLLAITEGCSALAAGEADVVLAGGVDLSLDPFELVGFARAGALADGEMRVYDRRSAGFIPGEGCGFAVLMRHGDAVALRRAPYAVVRGWGVSTDGAGGLTRPEVEGQLLALERAYARAGFGPDAVALFEGHGTGTEVGDATELRVLSAARRAAGARDRAAVGSVKAIFGHTKAAAGIAGFIKAAMAVHARVLPPTAGCREPHPELESDPPVLRVLADAEPWPEGAPLRAAVSAMGFGGINAHVVMEGIAPGPRRALDAATRALARSRQDAELFLFSAADPDGLVRQIEVFRPRAAALSRAELGDASAALARALEPDRVRAAVVASTAAELARGLDALRGWIGEGVETRIDARSGVCLGTGDSAPRIGFLFPGQGSPAHLGGGLLRRRFPVFQSAYLRADSAASEAVYEREPRSERGAGDEAVPARRSFGRTGFRADAGSEQRPQDDSVSVHWHEPQGCHPEEPPRQTVGVTSAGAATKDLRTGSEREPGNPQECRFLHPSSGDGVATQVAQPAIAAASAAGLALLREMGIEAEVGLGHSLGDLVALHWAGAMPLDALLRTATVRGAAMGALDGPAGAMLALSAGRSEAERLIAGTSAVVAGVNAPARTVVAGDAASIETVAERAGGRGIEARRLAVSHAFHSPLVAPAAEPLARHLQGERFMPLVRAVASTVSGGMLSPDADLRALLVRQITTPVLFLDALTAVRGRADLWIECGPGHALSALAAEIVDAPVIALDAGGPSIGGLLAAVGAAFALGAPVRTAALFDGRFTRPIDLSRPPRFLVNPCEMAPPLEGADELAALRVAPVPPEELAAPANGNGGAGENGSTLDLVRELVARRAELPAAAVRDGDRLLGDLHLNSIIVGELVAEASRRLGRRPPAAPTEYATATVEQVARALDELEATSAAADDDAPPAGVDAWVRPFAVEWAERPLPKPADFGSGDWRIMAPDGDPLARELADALDRLAPGGGIAIHLPPDPDDSDALRLLEAAHALADAPARFVVAQHSGGASAFAGTVHLESGAAVCVVDLPEGDPEAAGRVAAEAASARGFRHARYDADGRRWEPFVRVMEDGDDADLPLGPGDVLLATGGGKGITAECALALARRTGAALALLGRSRPEDDAALAANLERVAAAGVRCRYLSADVTDPAAVRAAVREAEAALGPVTGVLHGAALNVPRLLSALDGDELRATLAPKVAGLENVLAALDADRLKLLAAFGSIIGRMGLAGSGAYALANEWLRRRVERFAAAHPGCRCRTLEWSVWADVGMGARLGRVDALLRAGVSPVTPDEGVRAFLGLLARPSAPVSVVVAGRFGAPPTLRVEERELPLRRFLERPLVHYPGVELVAEAELSADTDPYLDDHALGGERLLPAVMGLEAMAQAAMALAGADRPPVFEDVRFDRPVAVPGGGRVRVRVAALARAPGRVDVVLRSSSTGFAADHFRATCRFGAEEETRSAGAMDGAGDAVVPLDPGRELYGGILFHRGRFRRVARYRRLQAFACVADVAPDGVAPWFGAWLPAALVLGDPGARDAAIHAIQPCIPHAQVLPVGVARLAVLDANGGGARTVAAREVAREGSELVYDLEVTDAAGRLAERWEGLRLRIVAPLAPGDGWPPALLGPYAERCIAELVPGLVVSVAVDRGDGERRARSDGAVRRALGAAADVRRRPDGRPEVDASDTAVSAAHAGALTLAVAGAGPLGCDLEPVAPRPALAWRDLLGPARADLAALVAGEAREDADTASTRVWAAAESLKKAGAPPDAPLVLDSIAEDGWMLLRSGALAVATWAGPVRRDGSPAPMVLAVLGNPQIDTRGAEQWVQNSDESTRVVRQFEGAGFVSVSV; encoded by the coding sequence ATGAGCAGCGTCGCCGTCGTCGGCCTGGCCTGCCGCTACCCCGACGCGCGCACGCCGGCCGAGCTGTGGGAGAACGTGCTGGCCGAGCGGCGCGCCTTCCGCCCGATCCCGCCCGAGCGGCTGTCGCTGGCCGACTACGGCGGCGGCCGCGCGGAGGTAGACCGCACCTACGCCACCGAGGCGGCCGTGCTGGAGGGGTGGGAGTTCGACCGTGTGCGCTTCCGCGTCTCGGGAGAGTCGTTCCGCGCGGCGGACCCGGCGCACTGGCTGGCGCTGGAGGTGGCTGCCGAGGCGCTCGCCGACGCCGGCTTCGCGGACGGCGCCGGGCTCCCGCGCCGGACGACGGCGGTCCTCGTCGGCAACTCGCTCACCGGCGAGTTCTCGCGCGCGGGGACGCTCCGGCTGCGGTGGCCGTACGTGCGTCGCGTGCTGGCGGCGTCGCTGCGCGCGGAGGGGATCGGGGGAGACGTGCTGGCGCGGCTCCTGGCCTCGGCCGAGGCGGCGTTCAAGGCGCCCTTCCCGGCGCCCGGCGGCGAGACGCTCGCGGGCGGGCTGTCGAACACCATCGCGGGGCGGATCTGCAACCACTTCGACCTCAAGGGCGGGGGATGGACGGTGGACGGCGCCTGCGCGTCGTCGCTCCTCGCCATCACCGAAGGGTGCTCGGCGCTGGCGGCGGGGGAGGCGGACGTGGTGCTGGCGGGCGGCGTGGACCTCAGCCTGGACCCGTTCGAGCTGGTGGGGTTCGCGCGCGCCGGGGCGCTGGCGGACGGCGAGATGCGCGTCTACGACCGGCGCTCGGCGGGCTTCATCCCCGGCGAGGGGTGCGGCTTCGCGGTGCTGATGCGTCACGGCGACGCGGTGGCGCTCAGGCGCGCGCCGTACGCCGTGGTGCGCGGCTGGGGCGTCTCGACGGACGGCGCGGGCGGGCTGACGCGGCCCGAGGTGGAGGGGCAGCTCCTGGCGCTGGAGCGGGCGTACGCGCGTGCCGGCTTCGGCCCCGACGCGGTGGCGCTCTTCGAGGGGCACGGCACCGGGACGGAGGTGGGCGACGCCACCGAGCTGCGCGTGCTCTCGGCGGCGCGGCGCGCGGCGGGGGCGCGGGACCGCGCGGCGGTGGGCTCGGTGAAGGCGATCTTCGGCCACACCAAGGCCGCGGCGGGGATCGCGGGATTCATCAAGGCGGCGATGGCCGTGCACGCCCGCGTGCTCCCGCCCACCGCCGGCTGCCGCGAGCCGCACCCGGAGCTGGAGTCGGATCCTCCGGTGCTGCGCGTGCTCGCGGACGCCGAGCCGTGGCCGGAGGGCGCTCCGCTGCGCGCCGCCGTCAGCGCGATGGGATTCGGCGGGATCAACGCGCACGTGGTGATGGAGGGGATCGCGCCGGGGCCGCGCCGCGCGCTGGACGCCGCCACCCGCGCGCTCGCCCGTTCGCGCCAGGACGCCGAGCTGTTCCTCTTCTCCGCCGCCGATCCCGACGGCCTCGTTCGGCAGATCGAAGTCTTCCGCCCGCGCGCGGCGGCGCTCTCGCGCGCGGAGCTGGGAGACGCGTCCGCCGCGCTCGCCCGCGCGCTGGAGCCTGATCGCGTGCGCGCGGCGGTCGTCGCCTCGACGGCGGCGGAGCTCGCGCGCGGGCTGGACGCGCTGCGCGGGTGGATCGGGGAGGGCGTGGAGACCAGGATCGACGCGCGCTCCGGCGTCTGCCTGGGCACGGGCGATTCGGCGCCGCGGATCGGCTTCCTCTTCCCCGGACAGGGCTCGCCCGCGCACCTGGGCGGCGGTCTCCTGCGGCGCCGCTTCCCCGTCTTCCAGTCGGCGTATTTGCGGGCCGATTCAGCGGCCTCGGAGGCCGTTTACGAGCGTGAACCCCGGTCCGAGCGTGGGGCGGGCGATGAGGCGGTCCCCGCCCGCAGATCCTTCGGGCGCACAGGGTTCCGTGCCGACGCAGGTTCGGAGCAGCGCCCTCAGGATGACAGCGTTTCTGTTCATTGGCACGAACCCCAAGGCTGTCATCCTGAGGAGCCGCCGCGCCAAACCGTCGGAGTGACGAGTGCCGGGGCGGCGACGAAGGATCTGCGGACGGGGTCCGAGCGTGAGCCCGGCAACCCTCAGGAGTGCAGGTTCCTGCACCCGTCCTCCGGCGACGGCGTGGCGACGCAGGTGGCGCAGCCGGCGATCGCGGCGGCCTCGGCGGCGGGGCTGGCGCTGCTGCGGGAGATGGGGATCGAGGCGGAGGTCGGGCTCGGCCACAGCCTGGGCGATCTGGTGGCGCTGCACTGGGCCGGCGCGATGCCGCTCGACGCGCTGCTGCGCACGGCCACCGTCCGCGGCGCGGCCATGGGTGCGCTGGACGGCCCGGCCGGGGCGATGCTCGCGCTCTCCGCCGGCCGAAGCGAGGCCGAGCGGCTGATCGCCGGCACCTCCGCCGTGGTCGCCGGAGTGAACGCGCCGGCGCGTACCGTCGTCGCGGGAGACGCCGCGAGCATCGAGACGGTGGCGGAGCGGGCGGGCGGGAGGGGGATCGAAGCGCGGAGGCTGGCCGTCTCGCACGCCTTCCACTCGCCGCTGGTGGCGCCCGCGGCGGAACCGCTCGCCCGCCACCTCCAGGGCGAACGTTTCATGCCCCTCGTGCGCGCGGTCGCCTCGACGGTGAGCGGAGGCATGTTGAGTCCCGATGCTGACTTGCGCGCGCTGCTCGTCCGCCAAATCACAACTCCAGTGCTATTTCTAGACGCCCTCACCGCCGTCCGCGGCCGCGCCGACCTGTGGATCGAGTGCGGCCCCGGCCACGCGCTCTCCGCCCTCGCGGCCGAGATCGTGGACGCGCCGGTGATCGCGCTCGACGCGGGCGGGCCGTCCATCGGCGGACTGCTCGCGGCGGTGGGCGCCGCCTTCGCGCTGGGAGCGCCGGTGCGCACGGCGGCGCTGTTCGACGGGCGCTTCACGCGGCCGATCGACCTTTCGCGTCCGCCGCGCTTCCTCGTCAACCCGTGCGAGATGGCGCCGCCGCTGGAGGGAGCGGACGAGCTGGCCGCGCTCCGCGTCGCCCCGGTCCCGCCGGAGGAGCTGGCCGCGCCGGCGAACGGGAACGGCGGGGCGGGGGAGAACGGCTCCACGCTCGACCTGGTGCGCGAGCTGGTGGCGCGGCGCGCGGAGCTGCCCGCCGCCGCCGTTCGCGACGGGGACCGGCTGCTGGGCGACCTCCACCTCAACTCCATCATCGTCGGCGAGCTGGTGGCCGAGGCCTCGCGCCGCCTGGGCCGCCGCCCGCCCGCCGCGCCCACCGAGTACGCCACCGCCACCGTCGAGCAGGTCGCCCGCGCGCTGGACGAGCTGGAGGCCACCTCCGCCGCCGCGGACGACGACGCTCCGCCCGCCGGCGTGGACGCCTGGGTGCGCCCCTTCGCCGTCGAGTGGGCCGAGCGCCCGCTCCCCAAGCCGGCCGACTTCGGATCGGGCGATTGGCGGATCATGGCGCCGGACGGTGATCCGCTCGCGCGCGAGCTGGCGGACGCGCTGGACCGGCTGGCGCCGGGCGGCGGCATCGCCATCCATCTTCCTCCCGATCCGGACGATTCCGACGCACTGCGGCTGCTTGAGGCCGCCCACGCGCTCGCGGATGCCCCGGCGCGCTTCGTCGTCGCGCAGCACAGCGGCGGTGCGTCCGCGTTCGCCGGGACGGTGCACCTGGAGTCGGGCGCGGCGGTCTGCGTCGTCGATCTCCCGGAGGGCGATCCCGAAGCGGCCGGGCGAGTCGCGGCGGAGGCGGCGTCCGCGCGCGGGTTCCGCCACGCGCGCTACGACGCGGACGGGCGGCGGTGGGAGCCGTTCGTCCGGGTGATGGAGGACGGGGACGATGCCGATCTCCCGCTCGGGCCGGGCGACGTGCTGCTGGCGACGGGCGGCGGGAAAGGGATCACGGCGGAGTGCGCGCTGGCGCTGGCGCGGCGGACGGGGGCGGCGCTGGCGCTGCTGGGCCGCTCGCGGCCGGAGGACGACGCCGCGCTCGCCGCCAACCTGGAGCGCGTGGCCGCCGCGGGCGTGCGCTGCCGCTACCTGTCCGCCGACGTGACGGACCCCGCCGCCGTCCGTGCCGCCGTGCGCGAGGCGGAGGCGGCGCTGGGCCCGGTCACCGGCGTGCTGCACGGGGCGGCGCTCAACGTCCCGCGCCTCCTCTCCGCGCTGGACGGAGACGAGCTGCGGGCGACGCTCGCGCCCAAGGTGGCCGGGCTGGAGAACGTGCTGGCGGCGCTCGACGCGGACCGGCTGAAGCTGCTGGCCGCGTTCGGCTCCATCATCGGGCGGATGGGCCTCGCCGGCTCGGGGGCGTACGCGCTGGCGAACGAGTGGCTGCGCCGCCGCGTGGAGCGCTTCGCCGCCGCGCACCCGGGGTGCCGCTGCCGCACGCTGGAGTGGTCCGTCTGGGCCGACGTGGGGATGGGCGCGCGCCTGGGCCGCGTGGACGCCCTGCTGCGCGCCGGCGTCTCCCCCGTCACCCCGGACGAGGGCGTGCGCGCCTTCCTCGGCCTCCTCGCGCGCCCGTCCGCTCCCGTCTCCGTCGTCGTCGCGGGCCGCTTCGGCGCGCCGCCGACGCTGCGGGTGGAAGAGCGCGAACTGCCGTTGCGCCGCTTCCTGGAGCGCCCGCTCGTCCACTACCCCGGCGTGGAGCTGGTCGCCGAGGCCGAGCTCTCCGCCGACACCGATCCCTACCTCGACGACCACGCGCTCGGCGGCGAGCGGCTCCTCCCCGCGGTGATGGGGCTGGAGGCGATGGCGCAGGCCGCCATGGCGCTCGCCGGCGCGGACCGGCCGCCGGTGTTCGAGGACGTGCGCTTCGACCGGCCGGTCGCCGTCCCCGGCGGCGGGCGCGTCCGCGTGCGCGTGGCCGCCCTGGCGCGCGCCCCCGGTCGCGTCGACGTCGTCCTGCGCTCGTCGTCCACCGGCTTCGCGGCCGACCACTTCCGCGCCACCTGCCGCTTCGGCGCGGAGGAGGAGACGCGGAGCGCGGGGGCGATGGATGGCGCCGGGGACGCGGTGGTGCCGCTCGACCCCGGGCGCGAGCTGTACGGGGGCATCCTCTTCCACCGCGGGCGCTTCCGCCGGGTGGCGCGCTACCGCCGGCTGCAGGCGTTCGCGTGCGTGGCGGACGTGGCGCCGGACGGCGTGGCGCCCTGGTTCGGCGCGTGGCTCCCGGCGGCGCTGGTGCTGGGCGACCCCGGCGCGCGCGACGCGGCCATCCACGCCATCCAGCCGTGCATCCCCCACGCGCAGGTGCTCCCCGTCGGCGTCGCGCGGCTGGCGGTGCTCGACGCGAACGGCGGCGGCGCGCGGACGGTCGCCGCGCGCGAGGTGGCGCGTGAGGGGAGCGAGCTGGTCTACGACCTGGAGGTGACGGACGCCGCCGGCCGCCTCGCCGAGCGGTGGGAGGGGCTGCGCCTGCGGATCGTCGCCCCGCTGGCGCCGGGAGACGGCTGGCCGCCCGCGCTGCTGGGCCCCTACGCCGAGCGCTGCATCGCCGAGCTGGTCCCCGGCCTGGTGGTGTCCGTCGCGGTGGATCGAGGAGACGGGGAGCGGCGCGCCCGCAGCGACGGCGCCGTCCGCCGCGCGCTCGGCGCCGCCGCGGACGTGCGCCGCCGGCCGGACGGGCGCCCCGAGGTGGATGCGTCCGACACCGCCGTCTCCGCCGCGCACGCGGGCGCGCTGACGCTGGCCGTCGCTGGGGCGGGCCCGCTCGGCTGCGACCTGGAGCCCGTCGCGCCGCGCCCGGCGCTCGCCTGGCGCGACCTGCTGGGCCCCGCGCGCGCCGACCTGGCCGCGCTCGTCGCTGGCGAGGCGCGCGAGGACGCCGACACGGCATCGACCCGCGTCTGGGCCGCCGCCGAGTCGCTGAAGAAGGCCGGCGCCCCGCCAGACGCGCCGCTCGTCCTCGACTCCATCGCGGAAGACGGCTGGATGCTGCTGCGCTCCGGCGCCCTCGCCGTCGCCACCTGGGCCGGCCCCGTCCGCCGCGACGGATCTCCCGCGCCGATGGTGCTGGCGGTGCTGGGAAACCCGCAGATAGACACCCGTGGAGCCGAGCAGTGGGTCCAGAATTCGGATGAATCAACGCGAGTTGTGCGTCAGTTCGAGGGAGCGGGTTTCGTCTCGGTCTCGGTGTAA